In a single window of the Anaerocolumna cellulosilytica genome:
- a CDS encoding NUDIX hydrolase: MRTFPTHIVTAAGVVVKNKKDILMVRTHRGGWVFPGGQVEVGENLIQAVIREVKEESNIDITVGKLFSVSSNTGTYEGYNGYGMVPTKVMFDFICEYAGGDLSISEETSETAWIPREKVIDMITSPAVKTRFQAYLRFDGSVKYYEYIVRPEFMMKEERNI; this comes from the coding sequence GTGAGAACATTTCCAACTCATATTGTTACAGCAGCTGGAGTTGTTGTAAAGAATAAGAAAGATATTTTAATGGTCAGGACACACCGCGGTGGTTGGGTATTCCCCGGAGGTCAGGTGGAAGTAGGTGAAAATCTGATACAGGCAGTTATCCGTGAAGTAAAAGAGGAAAGTAACATTGATATTACTGTAGGTAAACTTTTCTCGGTATCCTCCAATACGGGAACTTATGAGGGGTATAACGGTTATGGCATGGTACCTACTAAGGTAATGTTTGATTTTATCTGTGAATATGCAGGCGGAGATTTGTCCATTTCTGAAGAAACTTCAGAAACCGCATGGATTCCAAGGGAAAAGGTTATAGATATGATTACCTCACCTGCTGTAAAGACAAGGTTTCAGGCTTATTTGAGATTTGATGGAAGTGTAAAATATTATGAGTACATTGTCCGCCCGGAATTTATGATGAAAGAAGAAAGAAATATCTAA
- a CDS encoding discoidin domain-containing protein, translated as MKMNWEYSLHGAWNFTLGSEEAFGRTEIENRGKMDSETIQNIKSKGHFIDTTESRLSVDTIDFIDTIQIPGILQAQGYGEDVTEHTPWISSLHDKLWYEREEYKTEGKAIHIPFLSQPPKHYLGKAWYQKTFAIPENIGDCIFYLELECVKWKTSLWLDAAYIGSETALCTSHIYCLGALEAGEHTIVLCVDNSLQYPYRPDGHMVSDALGATWNGIAGKVSVKAVPMVHMENIQVYPNVETKTVLVLLSISNHTGLKQTVQFQINNTSKTVDIEESEQMVTVNIEYPQETACWDEYSPVLHRIRAILKLGEQIQEEEVTFGFRKIETKEGRFYLNNRPAFFRGTHSGGDFPLTGYPSTEVYEWKKIIRTCKEWGLNYIRFHSFCPPKAAFVAADEEGLYLQVECGMWNHFYEGCNMNEVLWEETKRIIKQFGNHPSFVMLSPSNEPGGDWYKPLRNWVKQCKEIDSRRVYTAQSGWPYPVTPDKIEGMDYVYFHRSGFGIQPGGTIRNSQGWHGKDYRLSVEGIQYPVVSHELGQWCSYPDFELIDKFTGYLKPGNFIAFRESARRQGVLSQNKEFAHLSGKLKVQLYKEEIEATFRTPHLYGFELLELHDYIGQGTALVGMLDPFWEEKSFVTANEFKGFCQETVPLLRLPKRIYKQHETLKCLLEFCHFGKEEIKDAIIYWEVLNAEGNTVINGVFSGFDIPLCKNYEIGEVEVNLQDLPAPAEYEIVVGIKDTTVRNSWRIWLYEAPANAKDLEEEAANKVTYTRSLKVALQALEDGRRVIYSPLPEHHRLDSPPVSVRPSFWNSQMGPTYSRGMGLVIRKDHPALALFPTREYQEWQWEEIIQGANGLNLSDFPAELMPIVQPIDEYTRNYRLGMILEGKVLKGSLLIVTADLDKDIDNRPVAGLLKQSLLAYAASDAFLPEVQIEEEVLIKAFFPRNIMANCKTQVRVLTDSCGTGTENFHKDDEIKDDIISIIDGNPNTFYTSEKLSYPFTLELSPEKELTIKGLLYMARQNEREHKGDIKGCRIQAFIDGDWQVVYDGNLVSSYAPIEILFSKEVTTDKVRFTGLYGFSAENIPVFTKNKEGWYLQYKDYADTTAAIAELLFIPAGSSIDYLDEAAKTLQKSEKLKSKEEFGKSATKEIEY; from the coding sequence ATGAAAATGAATTGGGAGTATTCACTGCATGGTGCCTGGAATTTTACTCTGGGCAGTGAAGAAGCTTTTGGGAGAACAGAAATCGAGAATAGGGGAAAAATGGATTCTGAGACGATTCAGAATATAAAGAGTAAGGGGCATTTTATAGATACAACAGAGTCTAGGCTGTCCGTTGATACGATTGATTTCATAGATACGATTCAGATACCTGGTATTTTACAAGCCCAGGGTTATGGTGAGGATGTTACGGAACACACACCTTGGATTTCCAGCCTCCACGATAAGTTGTGGTATGAACGGGAGGAATATAAAACAGAAGGAAAAGCCATTCATATTCCTTTCTTAAGTCAACCTCCAAAGCATTATTTGGGTAAAGCCTGGTATCAGAAGACGTTTGCAATACCGGAGAATATAGGGGATTGTATCTTTTATCTTGAGCTTGAATGTGTAAAATGGAAGACCTCTCTGTGGCTGGATGCTGCGTATATAGGCTCCGAAACAGCATTGTGTACGTCCCATATTTACTGTCTTGGTGCTTTAGAAGCAGGAGAACATACCATTGTACTATGCGTGGATAATAGTTTACAGTATCCTTACCGCCCGGACGGCCATATGGTTTCGGATGCCCTTGGTGCCACCTGGAATGGCATTGCAGGGAAAGTATCCGTGAAAGCCGTTCCTATGGTGCATATGGAGAACATTCAGGTTTATCCCAATGTGGAAACCAAAACGGTACTTGTTTTACTGTCTATAAGTAACCATACAGGTCTTAAACAGACGGTACAATTTCAAATAAATAATACCTCTAAAACGGTTGATATAGAGGAATCTGAGCAGATGGTTACCGTGAATATTGAGTATCCTCAGGAGACGGCATGCTGGGATGAATATTCTCCGGTTTTACATAGAATTCGGGCAATTCTAAAACTGGGTGAACAAATACAGGAGGAAGAAGTAACCTTTGGATTTCGTAAGATTGAGACAAAGGAAGGGAGATTCTACCTGAATAATCGTCCTGCTTTTTTTCGAGGAACTCATAGCGGTGGTGATTTTCCACTAACCGGATACCCTTCTACAGAAGTTTATGAATGGAAAAAAATTATACGTACCTGTAAGGAGTGGGGGCTAAACTATATTCGTTTTCATTCTTTTTGTCCTCCTAAAGCAGCTTTTGTGGCAGCAGATGAAGAGGGGCTTTATCTACAGGTGGAATGCGGTATGTGGAATCATTTCTACGAAGGCTGTAACATGAATGAGGTATTATGGGAGGAAACAAAACGGATCATTAAGCAGTTTGGAAATCATCCTTCCTTTGTTATGCTCTCTCCAAGTAATGAGCCTGGTGGGGACTGGTACAAACCGTTAAGGAATTGGGTGAAACAATGTAAAGAAATTGATAGCAGACGAGTGTATACTGCACAATCTGGCTGGCCTTATCCAGTTACACCGGATAAAATTGAAGGAATGGACTATGTGTACTTTCATCGCTCCGGTTTTGGAATCCAACCGGGTGGTACTATCCGTAACAGTCAGGGCTGGCACGGGAAGGATTATCGTTTATCTGTGGAAGGAATTCAATATCCGGTTGTATCCCATGAATTAGGACAATGGTGTTCTTATCCAGATTTTGAGTTGATTGATAAATTCACGGGATATTTAAAACCCGGAAATTTTATTGCTTTTAGAGAAAGTGCCAGAAGGCAGGGGGTATTATCACAGAATAAAGAATTTGCACATTTGTCAGGCAAGCTCAAAGTACAGCTTTATAAAGAAGAAATCGAAGCAACCTTTCGAACCCCTCATCTCTACGGGTTTGAGTTGTTAGAGCTGCATGATTATATTGGTCAGGGTACTGCTTTAGTCGGAATGCTTGATCCTTTCTGGGAGGAAAAAAGTTTTGTTACTGCGAATGAATTCAAAGGCTTTTGTCAGGAAACCGTACCATTACTGCGTCTCCCAAAAAGGATTTATAAACAGCATGAAACACTAAAGTGTCTCCTGGAATTTTGCCATTTCGGAAAAGAGGAGATAAAAGATGCAATTATTTACTGGGAAGTACTAAATGCTGAAGGTAATACAGTTATAAATGGAGTGTTTTCTGGTTTTGATATACCGTTATGCAAAAATTATGAAATCGGAGAAGTGGAAGTAAACCTTCAGGACTTACCTGCTCCGGCAGAATATGAAATAGTTGTGGGTATTAAAGATACAACTGTAAGAAACAGTTGGCGTATCTGGTTGTATGAAGCACCTGCGAATGCCAAAGATTTAGAAGAGGAAGCAGCAAATAAGGTTACATACACCCGTTCTCTAAAGGTGGCATTACAGGCTTTAGAAGACGGAAGAAGAGTAATCTATTCGCCCCTGCCGGAGCACCATAGGCTTGATTCTCCACCAGTATCTGTCAGACCCTCTTTTTGGAATTCACAAATGGGTCCCACTTACAGTAGAGGTATGGGACTGGTTATTCGCAAAGACCACCCGGCTCTTGCTCTATTTCCAACCAGAGAATATCAGGAGTGGCAGTGGGAAGAAATTATACAGGGAGCAAATGGTTTGAATCTTTCAGACTTTCCGGCAGAACTTATGCCTATCGTACAGCCAATTGATGAATATACCCGTAATTACCGCCTGGGTATGATTTTAGAAGGTAAGGTTTTAAAGGGTTCGCTGCTGATTGTTACAGCCGATTTAGATAAGGATATAGATAACAGACCTGTCGCTGGATTATTAAAACAATCCTTATTGGCTTATGCTGCCTCAGATGCATTCTTACCAGAGGTTCAAATAGAGGAGGAAGTACTTATAAAGGCGTTTTTTCCAAGAAATATTATGGCTAATTGTAAGACACAGGTCAGAGTGTTAACGGATTCTTGTGGTACAGGTACAGAAAACTTTCATAAAGATGATGAAATAAAAGACGATATCATATCCATCATTGATGGGAATCCCAATACCTTTTATACCTCGGAAAAACTTTCATATCCTTTTACTTTGGAACTCTCACCTGAGAAGGAATTAACAATCAAAGGGCTTCTCTATATGGCAAGACAAAATGAAAGAGAGCACAAGGGTGATATTAAGGGCTGCCGTATACAAGCTTTTATCGATGGAGACTGGCAAGTAGTTTATGATGGAAATCTGGTTTCTTCCTATGCACCCATAGAGATTCTATTTTCTAAGGAAGTAACAACAGATAAGGTACGATTTACCGGTTTGTATGGTTTTTCTGCTGAAAATATACCTGTATTTACAAAGAACAAAGAAGGATGGTACCTACAGTATAAAGACTATGCAGATACCACTGCTGCTATAGCAGAACTTTTATTTATTCCGGCTGGCAGTAGTATTGACTATCTTGATGAAGCAGCCAAAACCTTGCAAAAGTCTGAGAAACTAAAAAGTAAAGAAGAATTTGGCAAAAGTGCAACCAAAGAGATTGAGTATTAA
- the tyrS gene encoding tyrosine--tRNA ligase codes for MKSVKEQMDIILKGVDTVVSRENLEKKLQRSVKEGKPLTIKLGLDPSAPDIHLGHAVVLRKIKQMQDLGHRAVIVIGDFTGKIGDPTGKSKGRNALSEEQVKENAKTYTDQIFEILDESKTEVCFNSEWLSKLRFDDVLRLASTTTVARMLERDDFQKRYRSNAPIGMHEFFYPLMQAYDSIALKADIELGGTDQTFNILMGRHLQKSMEEEQQVALFMPILEGLDGVEKMSKSLGNYIGVHEPAQVMFKKVMEVPDNLIIKYYELTTDMHPDEIRGIQEELQDGKNPRDVKYELAQVITELYHTKEEVAEAMDFYEAAFQKKSIPYNIPEFVIDWEKDTLSDVIPLLVQAGQVKSGSEFRRLLLGGGVQLNQERLNLEDLERVLVCQDVLKIGKKIFLRIIK; via the coding sequence ATGAAAAGCGTTAAAGAGCAGATGGATATTATTTTAAAAGGTGTAGACACAGTAGTCAGCAGAGAGAATTTAGAAAAGAAGTTACAACGTTCTGTTAAAGAAGGAAAGCCTTTGACCATAAAACTGGGTCTTGACCCAAGCGCACCGGATATTCACTTAGGTCATGCCGTGGTACTTCGCAAGATAAAACAGATGCAGGATTTAGGACATAGAGCAGTGATTGTTATAGGTGATTTCACCGGCAAAATAGGTGATCCTACGGGTAAATCCAAAGGAAGAAATGCTTTATCCGAGGAACAGGTGAAAGAGAATGCCAAAACCTATACAGATCAGATATTTGAGATTCTAGATGAAAGCAAAACGGAAGTCTGTTTTAACAGTGAGTGGCTAAGTAAGCTAAGATTTGATGATGTGCTCCGTTTGGCCTCAACAACTACGGTTGCTCGTATGTTAGAGAGGGATGATTTTCAGAAAAGATACAGAAGCAATGCACCGATTGGAATGCACGAGTTTTTTTATCCACTAATGCAGGCATACGATTCTATAGCCTTAAAGGCTGACATTGAACTTGGCGGAACAGACCAAACCTTCAATATATTAATGGGAAGACACCTGCAAAAGAGTATGGAAGAAGAACAGCAGGTAGCACTGTTCATGCCAATCTTGGAAGGACTTGATGGTGTGGAGAAGATGAGTAAAAGTCTTGGTAATTATATCGGCGTCCATGAGCCTGCGCAGGTAATGTTTAAGAAAGTTATGGAAGTGCCTGATAATCTTATTATCAAATACTATGAACTAACTACCGACATGCACCCGGATGAAATTAGGGGTATTCAAGAAGAGTTGCAGGATGGAAAGAACCCCAGAGATGTAAAATACGAGCTGGCGCAGGTGATTACAGAACTTTATCATACAAAGGAAGAAGTTGCAGAAGCGATGGATTTTTATGAAGCAGCCTTTCAAAAAAAATCTATACCATATAATATACCTGAATTTGTTATAGATTGGGAGAAGGATACTCTTAGCGATGTAATTCCACTTCTAGTTCAGGCAGGGCAAGTAAAAAGTGGCAGTGAGTTTCGAAGATTGCTTTTAGGAGGTGGCGTACAGCTCAATCAGGAACGTTTAAACCTTGAGGATTTGGAGAGGGTGCTTGTGTGCCAAGATGTTTTAAAGATAGGCAAGAAGATATTTTTAAGAATTATTAAATAA
- a CDS encoding ISNCY family transposase, with protein MNEEKRYEVIKKLVDTNGNKKNAALKIGCTERHINRMIAGYKRDGKSFFIHGNRGRTPAHALSKETKQTVLDLYRSKYFDTNFTHCIELLEKYEGISISVSTLNSILEKEYILSPKATRSKKRKTKLKLKHLKTQTKSKKILAELQSNIVAIEDAHSRRPRCAYFGEMLQMDASIHLWFGDTKTQLHIAVDDATGTIVGAYFDEQETLKGYYNVFHQVLTEYGIPYLFFTDNRTVFEYKQKNAPSIEEDTYTQFAYACKQLGVEIKTSSIPQAKGRVERLFQTLQSRLPVELRLAGINTLSEANAFLNSYIKEYNAKFALETNLIKSVFEKQPVLEEINLVLSVLTERKIDNGHCLKFKNKYFKTLDKNGHQVHFYKGTKAMVIEAFDGNKYCCIDESIYALEAIPSHEKISKNFDLTLSQNKTIKRKIPGMHHPWRRQEFWRFVKMQEHHWNDEVPA; from the coding sequence ATGAATGAAGAAAAACGTTATGAAGTAATAAAGAAGTTAGTAGACACAAACGGAAATAAAAAGAATGCTGCCTTGAAGATCGGTTGCACCGAAAGACATATCAATAGAATGATTGCAGGATATAAACGTGATGGTAAATCCTTTTTTATACATGGAAACAGAGGTCGGACTCCTGCTCATGCTCTTTCAAAAGAAACCAAGCAAACTGTCCTAGATTTATATCGTAGTAAGTACTTCGATACGAATTTTACTCATTGTATCGAGCTTCTAGAGAAGTATGAGGGAATTTCTATTTCTGTATCTACATTGAACTCTATTTTAGAAAAAGAATATATTCTTTCTCCAAAAGCTACCCGATCAAAAAAAAGAAAAACCAAACTAAAACTTAAACATTTGAAAACACAAACTAAATCTAAAAAGATACTAGCAGAGTTGCAATCCAATATCGTTGCAATCGAGGATGCACATTCCAGACGTCCTAGATGTGCTTATTTTGGCGAAATGCTTCAAATGGATGCTTCGATCCACTTGTGGTTCGGTGATACGAAAACTCAGCTTCACATCGCTGTCGATGATGCAACTGGTACTATTGTCGGTGCTTACTTTGATGAACAAGAAACTTTAAAAGGATACTACAATGTGTTTCATCAAGTACTTACTGAGTATGGTATTCCCTATTTATTTTTTACCGATAACCGTACAGTTTTTGAATATAAACAAAAAAACGCCCCTTCTATCGAAGAGGACACATACACACAATTCGCTTATGCTTGTAAACAGCTAGGTGTTGAAATCAAGACCAGCAGTATACCACAAGCAAAAGGTCGAGTGGAACGATTGTTCCAAACCTTACAATCTCGCCTACCAGTCGAATTACGCCTGGCAGGCATAAACACACTTAGCGAAGCAAATGCATTCTTAAACTCCTACATAAAAGAATACAATGCCAAGTTTGCTCTAGAGACCAATCTTATCAAATCTGTCTTTGAAAAGCAACCCGTTTTAGAAGAAATAAATCTTGTTCTTTCTGTTCTTACAGAAAGAAAGATAGATAATGGACACTGTTTGAAGTTTAAAAATAAGTATTTTAAGACACTTGATAAGAACGGGCATCAGGTACACTTTTATAAGGGGACAAAGGCAATGGTAATAGAAGCATTTGACGGTAATAAATACTGTTGTATAGATGAGAGTATTTATGCGCTAGAAGCAATTCCGTCACATGAGAAAATATCAAAAAACTTTGATCTTACGCTGTCGCAGAATAAAACAATAAAGCGGAAGATACCAGGGATGCATCATCCTTGGAGAAGGCAAGAATTCTGGCGTTTTGTTAAAATGCAGGAACACCACTGGAATGATGAAGTCCCTGCTTAA
- a CDS encoding DDE-type integrase/transposase/recombinase, whose product MASITQDMRYRLSLIKYAEKFGVTKAAIKYKTNRQYIYRWKRRFDGSIESLRELSRRPHSHPNQHSEAEIKLIHDMRRRNPHEGLVVFWVKLMQRGYKRSIPGLYRFLRKGKLMAIKPANPKYIPKPYEQMKYPGQRVQVDVKHVPAACIVGDAKDQKFYQYTAIDEYSRFRFVEAFNESSTYTSTQFLEHLVNAFPMPIECIQTDNGFEFTKRFGSHKLNPSLFEKKLQSLGIRHKLIRPFTPRHNGKVERSHRKDNERFYATHSFFSFDDFSKQLNIYNRRDYNNFPMRPLGWKSPRTTLINFLKYGVTYV is encoded by the coding sequence ATGGCTAGTATAACACAGGATATGAGATATCGTCTATCATTAATTAAATATGCTGAGAAATTTGGTGTAACCAAGGCTGCTATCAAGTACAAAACCAACCGGCAATACATTTACCGCTGGAAACGCCGCTTTGATGGCTCTATCGAGTCTTTACGAGAGCTATCCCGTAGACCTCATTCACACCCAAACCAACATTCTGAAGCTGAAATAAAACTTATTCATGATATGCGGCGACGTAATCCACACGAAGGCCTTGTTGTTTTCTGGGTGAAACTTATGCAACGTGGATATAAAAGATCTATCCCTGGTTTATACCGCTTTCTTAGAAAAGGAAAACTAATGGCTATCAAGCCAGCTAACCCTAAATATATTCCAAAACCTTATGAGCAGATGAAGTACCCCGGACAGCGCGTTCAAGTCGACGTAAAGCACGTTCCGGCGGCTTGTATTGTCGGTGATGCAAAAGACCAGAAATTCTATCAATATACTGCAATTGATGAGTACTCCAGATTTCGTTTTGTAGAAGCTTTTAATGAATCCAGTACCTATACTTCTACTCAATTCCTGGAACATCTAGTTAATGCCTTTCCTATGCCTATTGAGTGTATTCAAACAGATAATGGATTTGAATTTACAAAAAGATTTGGTAGCCACAAGCTAAATCCTTCCCTGTTTGAAAAGAAGTTACAATCCTTAGGGATAAGACATAAACTAATCCGTCCATTTACACCAAGGCATAATGGGAAAGTGGAGCGTAGCCATCGCAAGGACAATGAACGTTTTTATGCTACACATAGTTTCTTTTCTTTTGATGACTTTTCAAAACAGCTAAATATATATAACCGAAGGGATTATAACAACTTTCCGATGAGACCTCTAGGCTGGAAATCTCCTAGAACTACTCTCATTAATTTCTTGAAGTATGGTGTAACATATGTTTGA